Proteins encoded by one window of Nasonia vitripennis strain AsymCx chromosome 5, Nvit_psr_1.1, whole genome shotgun sequence:
- the LOC100114680 gene encoding glucose-fructose oxidoreductase domain-containing protein 1 produces the protein MLPGIGVFGTGSVVRIFIPFLREKGFKIEAIWGRTIAEASEVASDLEIPFYTSRIDDVLLRRDVDLIFIMCSPNLHAQIAVKALGIGKHVVCDKPAGLSQSEALKMVKAAQYYPSLISIVNHSLRFLPAFIKMKREIEEGYLGGPVSIIDVRVQMGSLVRDGYDWLCDEIMGGGILALVGSHVIDLISYVTNQRAVRVHAVVRTFTQTTKHINGIRQITSPDFCCFQMELNEGTLVTATLSNHLQGQLSQEVLICGPNGHLVVKSGDLHGCRGQQEEALHLDVENVQESSIADFIPRPYIKGLHKMIDALREAFQPVEDKRGWIKEPVSRAATFEDGLYVQAVIDALKRSSKHREWVKVTIMTEEPDPNPLLSAAVRATAISI, from the exons atgttaCCTGGCATAGGAGTTTTTGGAACTGGAAGTGTGGTTCGAATATTTATTCCCTTTCTAAGGGAGAAGGGCTTCAAGATTGAAGCCATCTGGGGTCGAACTATTGCTGAAGCCTCTGAAGTGGCTTCGGATCTGGAAATACCCTTTTACACAAGCAGGATCGACGATGTCCTCTTGAGGCGAGATGTGGATCTTATATTCATCATGTGCTCACCAAATTTGCATGCACAGATTGCTGTCAAAGCTTTAGGAATAGGAAAACATGTTGTATGTGATAAGCCAGCAGGATTGAGTCAAAGTGAAGCATTGAAAATGGTTAAGGCTGCTCAGTATTATCCTTCACTAATAAGTATTGTCAATCATAGTCTACGTTTCCTtcctgcttttataaaaatgaaaagagaAATTGAGGAAGGGTATCTTGGAGGACCTGTTTCTATAATCGATGTTCGGGTGCAGATGGGAAGTCTTGTAAGAGATG GGTATGACTGGTTATGTGATGAAATAATGGGCGGTGGAATCTTGGCTCTAGTTGGCAGTCATGTGATAGACCTAATTTCCTATGTTACAAATCAAAGAGCAGTGAGAGTTCATGCTGTTGTGAGAACTTTTACTCAAACAACAAAACACATCAATGGCATTAGGCAGATAACATCTCCAGATTTTTGTTGTTTCCAAATGGAATTAAATGAAGGTACATTGGTAACAGCCACTTTAAGTAACCATTTGCAAGGCCAATTATCCCAGGAAGTTTTGATCTGTGGTCCTAATGGTCATCTTGTGGTGAAGAGTGGTGACTTACATGGCTGTAGAGGACAACAGGAAGAAGCTTTGCATTTAGATGTAGAAAATGTTCAAGAGTCATCTATAGCAGATTTTATTCCTCGTCCATATATCAAGGGTTTACATAAAATGATAGATGCATTGCGTGAAGCATTTCAACCTGTAGAAGATAAGCGAGGATGGATAAAGGAACCAGTATCCAGAGCTGCGACATTTGAAGATGGTTTGTATGTCCAGGCTGTAATTGATGCACTGAAAAGAAGTAGCAAACACAGGGAGTGGGTTAAAGTTACCATCATGACAGAGGAGCCAGATCCAAATCCTTTACTCAGTGCAGCTGTTAGAGCCACTGCCATTTCTATTTAA
- the LOC100122800 gene encoding ribosomal protein 63, mitochondrial yields MRLSAILFFGKKPHGFKYRGKNRVVKEIKPKELNQLKIDYERTDQNMLYLRHPYLTVEQSHGHMKDFKMAEMQTFWDNINKPKNERFSQHVTLPERLIHLKVTNAWE; encoded by the exons ATGAGGTTGTCagcgattctttttttcggcaAAAAGCCCCATGGATTCAAATACAGAGG AAAGAACCGTGTTGTCAAAGAAATCAAACCAAAGGAGCTTAACCAATTGAAAATAGACTACGAGAGAACAGACCAAAACATGCTGTATTTACGTCATCCATACTTGACTGTAGAACAATCTCATGGACACatgaaagattttaaaatggCTGAAATGCAAACTTTTTGGGATAACATAAACAAACCAAAGAATGAGCGATTTTCACAACATGTCACTTTACCAGAAAGGttaattcatttaaaagtTACCAATGCATGGGAGTAG